A window of Kyrpidia spormannii genomic DNA:
GGGACGGGGGCCGGGGCGGGGATGTGGTTCTGCAAGTGGATGAGGGACTGCGCACCCTCATCGACTTTCGTTACCAACGCCATTTTAAAGCAGAACGAGGAGAAAACGGAAAACCGAAGAATCAGCATGGGAAATCGGCCGAAGACCTGGTGATCAAAGTTCCCCCGGGGACCGTGGTGCGCGACCGGGAAAGCGGGCGGATCTTGGGTGATCTGACCCGGCATGGACAGCGCCTGGTAGTGGCCCGAGGTGGTCGAGGCGGGCGGGGGAACACCCATTATGCCACCCCTCAGAATAAAGCGCCGCGCATGGCGGAAAACGGGGAGCCCGGAGAAGAGCGCTGGATCGTGTTAGAACTGAAAGTGCTGGCAGACGTCGGGCTCGTCGGGTTACCGAGCGTAGGCAAATCGACGTTGTTGGCCTCGGTCACGGCGGCAAAGCCGAAGATTGCCGATTATCCGTTCACGACCCTTTCCCCCAACCTCGGTGTGGTGGATGTCGGGGACGGGCGAAGCTTCGTCATGGCCGATCTACCCGGGTTAATCGAGGGTGCCCACGCCGGTCACGGCCTCGGACACCAATTTCTGCGCCACGTGGAGCGCACCCGGGTCATCGTTCACGTGGTGGACATGGCGAGCCCCGAGGGCCGCGATCCCTACGCGGATTGGAAGCAGATCAATGAGGAGTTGCGCCTCTATGACCCGCGCCTACTGGAGCGGGTCCAAATCGTCGCCGCCAATAAAATGGATCTGCCCGGAGCCGCGGAGCGGCTTCAGGCATTCCGGAAGCGGGTGGGGGATGTGCCGGTGTTCCCGATTTCTGCGGCAACCGGTGAGGGGGTGCGGGAATTGATATACGCCGTGGCGGACCTCTTGGATCAAATGCCCGCCCAAGAGGCGGTGGAGGAAGAACCGCAAGGGCCGGTGTTTCGCCTGGAGGATGATACGTTTTCAGTGGATCGCGAAGGCGAGGAGTTTGTGGTGCGCGGCGCTCGGGTGGAAAAGTTGGTCCGCATGACTCCTCTTGATCAATACGAGGCGGTTCACCGCTTGGCCCGAATTCTGCGGAAGATGGGGGTGGATGAAGCTCTTCGCCGCAAAGGCGCCCGGGACGGGGATACGGTGCGAATCGGGGGGTTTGTCTTCGAGTTTGTCGATGAAGAGGGCGTAGAAGAGGAAGCAACTCCCGAGGAGTAGGCCGGAAGATCCCACGGGTCCGGATCTTCCGCCTGACTGACCTCGGATTCGCCAAGGGCCTGTCACAGGTTAGAGACGGTAGGCTCGTTCGTAGGCTTTTGGAGTGAGGGGCGAGCCACCCAGCGTTAGACTGGCTTCATTGGCCCAATACGGGTTGCGAAGCATGCCCCGCCCCACGGCGACCAAATCTGCTTTTTCCTCTTCGATGACCCGATTCGCGAGCCTGGGGTCCTGCAGTTTCCCCACTGCGATAACCGGCACCCCCAGAGCGCGACGGATGGTGTGTGCGTATTCGACCTGGTAACCCGGCTCAGCGCCGGGGGTGCCCCCGGATCCGATGGGGCCCTCGCCGCCCGAGGAGACGTGGAACAGGTCCACCCCTGCCTCTCGATATCTTCGGCAGAATTCCACCGATTGTTCGAGTCCGTATCCCCCGTCTACATATTCCACGGCGGAAATGCGCATAAAGATCGGCATGGATTCCGGCAACACACGTCTTGCCGCTTCGATCACTTCAACGCCAAAAAGCAGCCGGTCTTGTCCGTACTCGTCCGTCCGGCGGTTGGTCAGCGGCGAGTGAAATTGGTGAATCAAATACCCGTGGGCGCCGTGGATCTCGATGGCGTCGACCCCGGCTTCGAGAGCCCGGCGGAAGGCCGCTTCGAACTTCGCGACCATCTTGCGGACTTCCTCCGTGGTCAACTCCCGAGGCACCTTGTAACGGTCCGAGAAACGAATCGGGGAGGGAGCCACCGGAGTGGGGGCATCCTCCGCTTTTCGACCCGCATGGCCAATCTGGATCGCGACTTTGCTCCCATAAGCGTGACAG
This region includes:
- a CDS encoding NADH:flavin oxidoreductase/NADH oxidase codes for the protein MPTLFEPFTIKNLTLRNRVVMPPMCQYSVTAKDGKPNDWHFVHYTSRAVGGAGLIIIEMTDVEPDGRITDYDLGLWSDDQVPAFRRVIDACHAYGSKVAIQIGHAGRKAEDAPTPVAPSPIRFSDRYKVPRELTTEEVRKMVAKFEAAFRRALEAGVDAIEIHGAHGYLIHQFHSPLTNRRTDEYGQDRLLFGVEVIEAARRVLPESMPIFMRISAVEYVDGGYGLEQSVEFCRRYREAGVDLFHVSSGGEGPIGSGGTPGAEPGYQVEYAHTIRRALGVPVIAVGKLQDPRLANRVIEEEKADLVAVGRGMLRNPYWANEASLTLGGSPLTPKAYERAYRL
- the obgE gene encoding GTPase ObgE, with amino-acid sequence MWIDTAAIYVKGGDGGNGIVSFRREKYVPMGGPAGGDGGRGGDVVLQVDEGLRTLIDFRYQRHFKAERGENGKPKNQHGKSAEDLVIKVPPGTVVRDRESGRILGDLTRHGQRLVVARGGRGGRGNTHYATPQNKAPRMAENGEPGEERWIVLELKVLADVGLVGLPSVGKSTLLASVTAAKPKIADYPFTTLSPNLGVVDVGDGRSFVMADLPGLIEGAHAGHGLGHQFLRHVERTRVIVHVVDMASPEGRDPYADWKQINEELRLYDPRLLERVQIVAANKMDLPGAAERLQAFRKRVGDVPVFPISAATGEGVRELIYAVADLLDQMPAQEAVEEEPQGPVFRLEDDTFSVDREGEEFVVRGARVEKLVRMTPLDQYEAVHRLARILRKMGVDEALRRKGARDGDTVRIGGFVFEFVDEEGVEEEATPEE